A region from the Citrobacter koseri ATCC BAA-895 genome encodes:
- the tcdA gene encoding tRNA cyclic N6-threonylcarbamoyladenosine(37) synthase TcdA produces MSVVISDAWRQRFGGTARLYGEKALQLFAGAHICVVGIGGVGSWAAEALARTGIGAITLIDMDDVCVTNTNRQIHALRDNVGLAKAEVMAERIRQINPECRVTVVDDFVTPDNVAEYMSAGFSYVIDAIDSVRPKAALIAWCRRNKVPLVTTGGAGGQIDPTQIQVTDLAKTIQDPLAAKLRERLKSDFGVVKNSKGKLGVDCVFSTEALVYPQADGSVCAMKATAEGPKRMDCASGFGAATMVTATFGFVAVSHALKKMMAKAARQA; encoded by the coding sequence ATGTCTGTTGTAATTAGTGATGCCTGGCGCCAGCGTTTTGGCGGCACCGCCCGTCTGTATGGTGAAAAAGCGTTGCAGCTGTTTGCCGGTGCGCATATTTGCGTGGTCGGAATCGGCGGCGTCGGCTCCTGGGCGGCAGAGGCGCTGGCGCGTACCGGCATTGGCGCGATCACGCTCATCGATATGGATGACGTATGCGTCACCAACACCAACCGGCAAATTCATGCGCTGCGCGATAACGTCGGTCTGGCGAAGGCCGAGGTGATGGCCGAGCGTATTCGTCAGATCAACCCGGAGTGCCGGGTGACGGTGGTGGATGACTTTGTCACGCCGGATAACGTCGCAGAGTATATGAGCGCAGGGTTTTCGTATGTCATTGATGCCATCGACAGCGTGCGGCCAAAAGCCGCGCTGATTGCCTGGTGCCGCCGAAATAAGGTTCCGTTAGTCACCACCGGCGGGGCGGGTGGGCAGATAGACCCGACCCAGATTCAGGTAACGGATCTGGCGAAAACCATCCAGGACCCGCTGGCGGCGAAACTGCGCGAACGACTGAAAAGCGACTTTGGTGTGGTGAAAAACAGCAAGGGCAAACTGGGCGTGGACTGCGTGTTCTCAACGGAAGCGCTGGTTTATCCGCAGGCTGATGGTTCCGTATGTGCGATGAAAGCGACGGCGGAAGGGCCGAAACGAATGGATTGCGCCTCTGGATTCGGCGCAGCCACGATGGTAACTGCGACCTTTGGCTTTGTTGCTGTGTCCCACGCGCTGAAGAAGATGATGGCGAAGGCGGCGCGTCAGGCTTGA
- the mltA gene encoding murein transglycosylase A, whose product MKGRWANYLLMGAVVAMLAACSSKPTDRGQQYKDGKFTQPFSLVNQPDAIGAPINAGDFAEQVNQIRSASPRLYGNQSNVYNAVQEWLRSGGDTRMMRQFGIDAWQMEGADNYGNVQFTGYYTPVIQARHTRQGEFQYPIYRMPPKRGRLPSRAEIYSGALSDSYILAYSNSLMDNFIMDVQGSGYIDFGDGSPLNFFSYAGKNGHAYRSIGKVLIDRGEVKKEDMSMQAIRHWGETHSEAEVRELLEQNPSFVFFKPQSFAPVKGASAVPLIGRASVASDRSIIPAGTTLLAEVPLLDNNGKFNGQYELRLMVALDVGGAIKGQHFDIYQGIGPDAGHRAGWYNHYGRVWVLKNAPGTGNVFSG is encoded by the coding sequence ATGAAAGGACGTTGGGCAAATTACCTTCTTATGGGGGCGGTGGTTGCAATGCTTGCCGCCTGTTCCTCTAAACCGACCGATCGCGGCCAGCAGTATAAAGACGGGAAGTTTACCCAGCCTTTCTCACTGGTGAACCAACCTGACGCCATTGGGGCGCCTATCAACGCAGGCGATTTCGCCGAGCAGGTCAACCAAATCCGCAGCGCGTCGCCGCGTCTGTATGGCAACCAGAGCAACGTCTATAACGCCGTGCAGGAGTGGTTACGTTCCGGTGGCGATACGCGAATGATGCGCCAGTTTGGTATTGATGCCTGGCAGATGGAAGGGGCGGATAACTACGGCAACGTCCAGTTTACTGGCTACTACACGCCGGTTATCCAGGCGCGCCATACCCGTCAGGGCGAGTTCCAGTACCCTATTTATCGCATGCCGCCAAAACGCGGCCGCTTACCGTCTCGTGCCGAGATCTATTCCGGCGCGCTGAGCGACAGCTACATTCTGGCGTACAGCAACTCGCTGATGGATAACTTCATCATGGACGTTCAGGGCAGCGGCTATATTGATTTTGGCGACGGCAGCCCGCTGAATTTCTTCAGCTATGCCGGGAAAAACGGCCATGCTTACCGCAGTATCGGCAAGGTGCTGATCGATCGCGGTGAAGTGAAGAAAGAAGATATGTCGATGCAGGCTATTCGCCACTGGGGAGAAACCCACAGTGAAGCGGAAGTGCGCGAGCTGCTGGAGCAAAACCCGTCATTCGTCTTCTTTAAGCCGCAATCTTTTGCCCCGGTGAAAGGCGCCAGCGCCGTGCCGCTTATCGGCCGTGCGTCTGTGGCTTCCGATCGCAGCATTATCCCGGCAGGAACAACTCTGCTGGCGGAAGTCCCGTTGCTGGATAACAACGGCAAGTTTAACGGCCAGTATGAATTGCGCCTGATGGTGGCGCTGGACGTGGGCGGCGCGATTAAAGGCCAGCACTTTGATATTTATCAGGGGATAGGCCCGGACGCCGGGCACCGCGCAGGCTGGTATAATCACTATGGGCGCGTCTGGGTGCTGAAAAACGCCCCGGGAACCGGTAACGTATTTAGCGGTTGA
- the amiC gene encoding N-acetylmuramoyl-L-alanine amidase AmiC (Like AmiA, dependent on TAT (Twin-Arginine Translocation) system for export.) — protein MSGSNSAISRRRLLQGTGAMWLLSVSQVGLAAVSQVVAVRIWPASSYTRVTVESNRLLKYKQFALSNPERVVVDIEGVNLNSVLKGIGAQIRADDPYIKSARVGQFDPQTVRMVFELKQNVKPQLFALAPVAGFKERLVMDLYPANAQDMQDPLLALLEDYNKGDLDKQVPPAQSGPQPGKAGRDRPIVIMLDPGHGGEDPGAVGKYKTREKDVVLQIARRLRALIEREGNMKVYMTRNEDIFIPLKVRVAKAQKQRADLFVSIHADAFTSRQPSGSSVFALSTKGATSTAAKYLAQTQNASDLIGGVSKSGDRYVDHTMFDMVQSLTIADSLKFGKAVLNKLGRVNNLHKNQVEQAGFAVLKAPDIPSILVETAFISNIEEERKLKTAKFQQEVAESILAGIKAYFADGATLARRG, from the coding sequence ATGTCGGGATCCAACTCAGCAATCAGTCGCCGTCGTTTACTACAAGGGACGGGCGCCATGTGGCTATTGAGCGTAAGTCAGGTCGGTTTGGCTGCCGTCAGCCAGGTCGTCGCGGTACGCATCTGGCCTGCGTCCAGCTATACCCGCGTCACGGTGGAATCGAACCGTCTGCTGAAATACAAACAGTTTGCCCTGAGTAACCCTGAGCGCGTGGTGGTGGATATTGAAGGCGTGAATCTGAACTCGGTGCTTAAAGGCATTGGCGCGCAGATCCGCGCGGACGATCCGTATATCAAGTCAGCGCGAGTGGGGCAGTTTGATCCACAGACGGTGCGGATGGTGTTTGAGCTGAAGCAAAACGTGAAACCGCAGCTGTTTGCCCTTGCGCCGGTGGCGGGCTTTAAAGAACGCCTGGTGATGGATCTCTACCCTGCCAATGCGCAGGATATGCAGGACCCGTTGCTGGCGCTGCTGGAAGATTACAACAAAGGCGATCTGGATAAGCAGGTGCCGCCTGCACAGAGCGGGCCGCAGCCGGGCAAGGCGGGACGCGATCGCCCGATCGTGATCATGCTCGATCCCGGTCATGGAGGAGAAGATCCCGGCGCCGTGGGGAAATACAAGACGCGCGAAAAAGACGTGGTGTTGCAGATTGCCCGCCGCTTGCGCGCGTTAATTGAGAGAGAAGGCAATATGAAGGTCTACATGACGCGTAATGAGGATATCTTCATTCCGCTGAAAGTGCGCGTGGCGAAAGCCCAGAAGCAGCGCGCCGACCTGTTTGTCTCTATCCATGCGGACGCGTTTACCAGCCGACAGCCCAGCGGTTCATCCGTTTTTGCGCTCTCGACGAAGGGCGCGACCAGTACGGCGGCAAAATACCTCGCGCAAACTCAGAACGCCTCGGATTTGATCGGCGGCGTGAGTAAAAGCGGCGATCGCTATGTCGATCACACGATGTTCGACATGGTGCAATCGTTGACCATCGCCGATAGCCTGAAGTTCGGTAAAGCGGTGCTCAACAAGCTGGGAAGGGTTAATAATCTGCACAAAAATCAGGTCGAGCAGGCCGGCTTTGCGGTGCTGAAAGCGCCGGATATTCCCTCTATTCTCGTGGAAACCGCCTTTATCAGTAATATTGAAGAGGAGCGTAAGCTCAAAACGGCGAAGTTCCAGCAGGAAGTGGCGGAGTCGATTCTGGCGGGTATTAAAGCCTACTTTGCCGATGGGGCGACGCTGGCGAGAAGGGGATAA
- the argA gene encoding amino-acid N-acetyltransferase: MVKERRTELVQGFRHSVPYINTHRGKTFVIMLGGEAIEHENFSSIVNDIGLLHSLGIRLVVVYGARPQIDANLAAHHHEPLYHKNTRVTDAKTLELVKQAAGTLQLDITARLSMSLNNTPLQGAHINVVSGNFIIAQPLGVDDGVDYCHSGRIRRIDEEAIHRQLDSGAIVLMGPVAVSVTGESFNLTSEEIATQLAIKLKAEKMIGFCSSQGVTNDEGDIVSELFPNEAQARVEAQEEKGDYNSGTVRFLRGAVKACRSGVRRCHLISYQEDGALLQELFSRDGIGTQIVMESAEQIRRATINDIGGILELIRPLEQQGILVRRSREQLEMEIDKFTIIQRDNLTIACAALYPFPEEKIGEMACVAVHPDYRSSSRGEVLLERIAVQARQMGLSKLFVLTTRSIHWFQERGFTPVDIELLPESKKEMYNYQRRSKVLMADLG, from the coding sequence GTGGTGAAGGAACGTAGAACCGAACTGGTACAGGGATTCCGCCATTCTGTTCCCTATATCAATACCCATCGGGGAAAAACGTTTGTCATTATGCTTGGCGGTGAGGCCATTGAGCATGAAAATTTCTCCAGTATCGTCAATGACATCGGGCTTCTGCACAGTCTGGGCATTCGCCTGGTGGTGGTGTATGGCGCGCGTCCGCAAATCGACGCGAACCTTGCCGCACATCACCATGAGCCGCTGTACCACAAAAATACCCGCGTGACGGACGCCAAAACGCTGGAACTGGTTAAGCAAGCGGCAGGCACGTTGCAGTTGGATATCACCGCCCGTCTGTCGATGAGCCTGAACAACACCCCCTTACAGGGCGCGCACATCAACGTCGTCAGCGGCAATTTTATTATTGCACAGCCGCTGGGCGTGGATGACGGCGTGGATTACTGCCACAGCGGACGCATTCGCCGTATTGATGAAGAGGCGATTCATCGCCAGTTAGACAGCGGCGCAATTGTGCTGATGGGGCCGGTCGCGGTTTCCGTCACAGGCGAAAGTTTTAACCTGACCTCAGAAGAGATCGCCACGCAGCTCGCCATCAAACTGAAGGCGGAGAAGATGATCGGCTTCTGTTCGTCGCAAGGGGTAACTAACGACGAAGGCGACATCGTTTCCGAACTTTTCCCGAACGAAGCGCAGGCACGCGTTGAAGCGCAGGAAGAAAAAGGCGATTACAATTCAGGCACCGTGCGGTTCCTGCGCGGCGCGGTGAAAGCCTGTCGCAGCGGCGTGCGTCGCTGCCATCTGATTAGCTACCAGGAAGACGGCGCGCTATTGCAGGAGCTGTTCTCACGCGACGGGATCGGGACGCAAATCGTGATGGAGAGCGCCGAGCAGATTCGCCGCGCCACCATTAACGATATCGGCGGGATCCTGGAGCTGATTCGCCCGCTGGAGCAACAGGGGATTCTGGTGCGCCGCTCCCGTGAACAACTGGAGATGGAGATCGACAAATTCACGATTATCCAGCGAGATAATCTGACCATCGCCTGCGCCGCGCTGTACCCTTTCCCCGAAGAAAAAATCGGCGAAATGGCCTGCGTGGCGGTACATCCAGATTATCGCAGTTCATCGCGTGGCGAAGTCTTGCTGGAGCGGATCGCCGTGCAGGCAAGACAGATGGGCCTCAGCAAGCTGTTTGTGCTGACAACGCGTAGTATTCACTGGTTCCAGGAACGTGGGTTTACGCCGGTGGATATCGAACTGCTGCCCGAGAGCAAAAAAGAGATGTACAACTATCAGCGTCGTTCAAAGGTGTTGATGGCAGATTTGGGATAA
- the recD gene encoding exodeoxyribonuclease V subunit alpha, which produces MTIQKRLLEAVEQKLLRPLDAQFALAVAGQDDPCVTLAVALLSRDAGEGHVCMPLSRLAITEESHPLLVSWFSERDVPEDWASCLLASGAVSRGERPTPLILHEDRLYLNRMWSNERTVARFFSEVNQAIAVDEQQLARTLDALFPPTDDVNWQKVAAAVALTRRISVISGGPGTGKTTTVAKLLAALIQMADGERCRIRLAAPTGKAAARLTESLGAALRQLPLTDEQKKRIPDDASTLHRLLGAQPGSQRLRHHAGNPLHLDVLVVDEASMIDLPMMSRLIEALPPHGRVIFLGDRDQLASVEAGAVLGDICAWVNAGFTAGRAQQLSRLTGSPIPAGAGTEAASLRDSLCLLQKSYRFGHDSGIGQLAAAINCGDKAAMKTVFQQGFSDIEKRTLQSSEDYAAMLDEALAGYGRYLALVREGAEPGAIIQAFNEYQLLCALREGPFGVGGLNERIEQVMLQKRKIQRHPHSRWYEGRPVMIARNDSALGLFNGDIGIALDRGQGLRVWFAMPDGSIKSVQPSRLPEHETTWAMTVHKSQGSEFDHAALILPSQRSPVVTRELVYTAVTRARRRLSLYADERVLSGAIATRTERRSGLSAFFNNGL; this is translated from the coding sequence ATGACAATTCAGAAGCGGTTACTGGAGGCCGTAGAACAAAAGTTGTTGCGGCCATTAGACGCGCAGTTTGCGCTGGCGGTTGCCGGGCAGGACGATCCGTGCGTAACGCTGGCCGTTGCATTGCTCAGCCGCGATGCCGGGGAAGGGCATGTCTGTATGCCGCTTTCGCGTCTGGCGATAACGGAAGAGTCGCATCCGCTACTGGTCTCCTGGTTTAGCGAGAGGGATGTGCCTGAAGACTGGGCATCGTGTCTGCTGGCTTCCGGGGCGGTCAGTCGGGGAGAGCGGCCAACGCCGTTGATTCTGCATGAAGATCGCCTTTACCTGAACCGGATGTGGAGTAACGAGCGCACGGTAGCCCGCTTTTTTAGCGAGGTTAACCAGGCGATCGCGGTAGATGAACAGCAACTGGCCCGCACGCTGGATGCGCTTTTCCCGCCGACGGATGATGTCAACTGGCAAAAAGTGGCGGCGGCCGTGGCGTTGACGCGCCGTATTTCCGTCATTTCCGGCGGGCCTGGCACCGGTAAAACCACTACCGTGGCGAAGCTGCTGGCCGCGTTGATTCAGATGGCGGACGGCGAACGATGCCGTATACGACTGGCGGCGCCGACGGGGAAAGCGGCGGCGCGTCTGACCGAGTCGCTTGGCGCGGCATTGCGCCAGCTTCCGCTCACGGATGAGCAAAAAAAACGCATCCCGGATGACGCCAGTACGTTGCACCGGCTGTTGGGCGCACAGCCCGGTAGCCAGAGGCTGCGCCATCATGCGGGAAACCCGCTGCATCTGGACGTGCTGGTGGTGGATGAGGCATCAATGATCGATTTGCCGATGATGTCGCGGCTAATTGAGGCGCTGCCGCCGCACGGACGCGTGATTTTTCTCGGCGATCGCGATCAGCTGGCTTCCGTTGAGGCGGGGGCGGTGCTGGGCGATATCTGCGCCTGGGTAAATGCCGGATTTACCGCCGGGCGCGCGCAGCAGCTGAGCCGATTGACGGGAAGCCCCATTCCTGCGGGCGCAGGCACGGAGGCAGCCTCTTTGCGCGATAGCCTGTGTTTGCTGCAAAAAAGCTATCGCTTCGGGCATGATTCCGGCATTGGTCAACTGGCGGCAGCCATTAATTGCGGCGATAAAGCGGCGATGAAAACGGTCTTTCAGCAGGGATTCAGCGATATTGAAAAACGAACGCTACAGAGCAGCGAGGATTACGCCGCCATGCTCGACGAGGCGCTGGCCGGTTATGGGCGTTATCTGGCGCTTGTTCGCGAGGGCGCGGAGCCGGGGGCGATTATTCAGGCTTTCAATGAGTACCAGTTGCTGTGCGCGCTGCGTGAAGGGCCGTTTGGCGTTGGCGGTCTGAATGAACGCATCGAACAGGTTATGCTGCAAAAGCGCAAAATTCAGCGTCACCCGCACAGCCGCTGGTATGAAGGGCGTCCGGTAATGATTGCGCGTAATGACAGCGCGTTGGGGTTGTTCAATGGCGATATCGGCATTGCGCTCGATCGCGGCCAGGGGTTGAGGGTGTGGTTCGCCATGCCGGATGGCAGCATTAAGTCGGTGCAGCCCAGCCGTTTGCCGGAGCATGAAACAACCTGGGCGATGACGGTGCATAAATCGCAGGGATCGGAGTTCGATCATGCGGCGCTGATTTTACCCAGCCAGCGCTCGCCGGTTGTGACCCGCGAGCTGGTGTATACCGCCGTGACGCGCGCACGTCGTCGCCTGTCTCTCTATGCCGATGAACGGGTTTTGAGTGGGGCAATTGCGACGCGCACGGAGCGACGTAGCGGACTGTCCGCGTTTTTTAATAACGGGCTGTGA
- the recB gene encoding exodeoxyribonuclease V subunit beta, translated as MNDAAESLDPLRLPLTGERLIEASAGTGKTFTIAALYLRLLLGLGGSAAFPRRLTVEELLVVTFTEAATEELRGRIRSNIHELRIACLRETTDNPLYARLLEEIEDKKQAAQWLLLAERQMDEAAVFTIHGFCQRMLSLNAFESGMLFEQQLIEDESLLRYQACADFWRRHCYPLPREIAQVVFEAWKGPRALLKDIDRYLQGEAPVIKAPPPSDETLASRHEHILSRINALKQQWCASVDELDGVIESSGIDRRKFNRGNQTKWIEKITAWAQAETQTYQLPDALEKFSRRFLEERTKAGGITPQHPLFVAIEELLAEPLTIKDLLITRALAEIRETVAQEKQRRGELGFDDMLSRLDVALRSNSGDALASAIRGRFPVAMIDEFQDTDPQQYRIFRRIWRHQPDTALLLIGDPKQAIYAFRGADIFTYMKARSEVSAHYTLDTNWRSAPGMVNSVNTLFSQMNDAFMFREIPFAPVKSAQKNQSLRFVLNGETQPAMNMWLMEGESCGIGDYQSYMAQVCATQIRDWLKAGQTGDALLVSEKTSRPVRASDISVLVRSRQEAAQIRDALTLLAIPSVYLSNRDSVFETLEAQEMLWILQAVMTPERENTLRSAMAASMMGLTAQDIETLNNDENAWDAVVEEFDGYRQIWHKRGVMPMLRALMSARNIAENLLATAGGERRLTDILHISELLQEAGSQLESEHALVRWLSQHILEPDSNAASQQLRLESDKHLVKIVTIHKSKGLEYPLVWLPFITHFRVQDQAFYHDRNSFDAVLDLSHAEESVELAEAERLAEDLRLLYVALTRSVWHCSLGVAPLVRRRGDKKGDTDVHQSALGRLLQKGEPKDAAGLRACIDALCGEDITCRTPAEPDSERWQVTEASRAALSARALRRMPADNWRVTSYSGLQQQGHSVAQDLIPRLDVDAAGVGDVVEEPELTPHQFPRGASPGTFLHSLFEDLDFTQPVDPAWVREKLELGGYDAHWEPVLTQWLDAVLQAPLTERGVSLRHLSAREKQVEMAFYLPIAQPLIASQLDALIRRFDPLSAGCPPLDFMQVRGMLKGFIDLVFRHEGRYYLLDYKSNWLGEDSTAYTQEAMASAMQAHRYDLQYQLYTLALHRYLRHRIADYDYERHFGGVIYLFLRGVDREYPRQGIFSTRPDGELIALMDEMFAGVVAEEAQ; from the coding sequence ATGAATGATGCCGCTGAGTCCCTTGATCCTTTACGCTTGCCCCTCACGGGCGAGCGTCTGATTGAAGCCTCTGCGGGCACTGGCAAAACGTTTACTATCGCCGCGTTGTATCTGCGCCTGCTGCTCGGATTGGGCGGCTCTGCCGCCTTTCCCCGACGGCTGACCGTGGAAGAACTGTTGGTCGTGACGTTTACCGAGGCGGCCACCGAAGAGTTACGCGGCCGCATCCGCAGCAACATCCATGAACTGCGCATTGCCTGTCTGCGTGAAACTACCGATAACCCGTTATATGCCCGCCTGCTGGAAGAGATCGAGGATAAAAAGCAGGCGGCGCAGTGGTTACTGTTGGCGGAAAGACAGATGGATGAGGCGGCGGTATTCACCATCCACGGTTTTTGCCAGCGCATGCTCAGCCTGAATGCGTTTGAGTCCGGCATGCTGTTCGAGCAGCAATTAATCGAAGATGAATCCCTTCTGCGCTATCAGGCCTGCGCCGACTTCTGGCGGCGTCACTGTTATCCGCTGCCGCGCGAAATTGCCCAGGTTGTCTTTGAAGCGTGGAAAGGCCCCCGGGCGCTACTGAAAGATATCGATCGTTATTTGCAGGGTGAAGCGCCGGTCATCAAAGCCCCGCCGCCGTCAGACGAGACGCTGGCGTCTCGCCACGAACATATTTTGTCGCGTATTAACGCCCTGAAGCAGCAATGGTGCGCGTCCGTTGATGAACTGGATGGGGTGATAGAGTCGTCGGGAATCGATCGCAGAAAATTCAATCGCGGCAACCAGACGAAATGGATCGAGAAGATCACGGCGTGGGCGCAGGCGGAAACGCAAACCTATCAATTACCCGACGCGCTGGAGAAATTCTCCCGGCGATTCCTGGAAGAGAGAACCAAAGCGGGCGGCATAACCCCGCAGCATCCGCTGTTTGTCGCCATTGAGGAACTGCTGGCTGAACCGTTGACGATAAAAGATCTGCTGATCACCCGTGCGCTGGCAGAAATCCGCGAGACGGTTGCGCAGGAAAAACAACGCCGGGGTGAATTAGGTTTCGACGACATGCTGAGTCGTCTGGATGTTGCGCTGCGTAGTAATAGCGGCGATGCGCTGGCAAGCGCAATTCGTGGCCGTTTCCCGGTGGCGATGATTGATGAATTTCAGGATACCGACCCGCAGCAGTACCGCATTTTCCGCCGCATCTGGCGGCATCAGCCGGACACCGCGCTGTTGCTGATTGGCGATCCGAAACAGGCGATTTATGCGTTTCGCGGCGCGGATATCTTCACCTACATGAAAGCCCGCAGCGAGGTCAGCGCCCATTATACGCTGGATACCAACTGGCGTTCCGCACCGGGCATGGTCAACAGCGTGAATACGTTGTTCAGTCAGATGAACGACGCCTTTATGTTCCGCGAAATTCCATTTGCGCCGGTTAAATCGGCCCAGAAGAACCAGTCGCTGCGCTTTGTGCTGAACGGCGAGACGCAGCCCGCCATGAACATGTGGTTGATGGAAGGGGAAAGCTGCGGCATTGGCGACTATCAGAGTTACATGGCGCAGGTGTGCGCGACGCAAATTCGTGACTGGCTGAAAGCCGGGCAAACTGGCGATGCGCTGCTTGTTAGCGAGAAAACCTCACGCCCGGTTCGAGCCTCGGATATCAGCGTGCTGGTGCGAAGCCGCCAGGAAGCGGCGCAAATTCGTGATGCGCTGACGCTGCTGGCGATTCCGTCCGTTTATCTCTCCAACCGCGACAGCGTATTTGAGACGCTGGAAGCGCAGGAAATGCTGTGGATCTTACAGGCCGTCATGACGCCTGAGCGTGAAAATACGCTGCGTAGCGCGATGGCGGCCTCGATGATGGGGTTGACCGCGCAGGACATCGAAACGCTGAATAACGACGAAAATGCCTGGGATGCGGTGGTCGAAGAGTTCGACGGCTATCGTCAAATCTGGCATAAGCGCGGCGTCATGCCCATGCTGCGCGCGCTGATGTCAGCGCGGAATATTGCCGAAAACCTGCTGGCGACGGCGGGAGGCGAGCGCCGCCTGACCGATATTCTGCACATCAGCGAATTGTTGCAGGAAGCCGGTTCGCAGCTGGAAAGCGAGCATGCGCTGGTGCGCTGGCTGTCGCAGCATATTCTTGAGCCGGACAGCAATGCCGCCAGCCAGCAACTGCGGCTGGAAAGCGATAAACATCTGGTGAAAATCGTCACCATCCATAAATCAAAAGGGCTGGAATATCCGCTTGTCTGGCTGCCTTTTATTACCCATTTCCGCGTGCAGGATCAGGCGTTTTATCACGATCGCAATTCGTTTGACGCGGTGCTGGATCTCAGCCACGCCGAGGAGAGCGTTGAACTGGCGGAAGCAGAGCGTCTGGCGGAAGACCTGCGTTTGCTTTATGTGGCGCTGACCCGTTCGGTGTGGCATTGCAGCCTCGGCGTTGCGCCGTTGGTGCGTCGTCGCGGAGATAAGAAAGGCGATACCGATGTACACCAGAGCGCGCTCGGGCGCCTGCTGCAAAAAGGTGAGCCGAAAGATGCCGCCGGGCTTCGCGCCTGTATTGACGCGCTTTGCGGGGAGGATATCACCTGTCGGACGCCAGCCGAACCGGACAGCGAACGCTGGCAGGTAACGGAAGCGTCGCGTGCGGCGCTAAGCGCCAGAGCATTACGCCGAATGCCTGCCGACAACTGGCGAGTAACCAGTTATTCCGGCTTACAGCAGCAAGGCCATAGCGTCGCCCAGGATTTAATTCCGCGTCTGGATGTGGATGCCGCCGGGGTAGGGGACGTGGTGGAAGAGCCGGAGCTGACGCCGCACCAGTTCCCGCGAGGGGCATCGCCGGGTACATTCCTGCATAGCCTGTTTGAAGACCTCGACTTTACGCAGCCCGTTGACCCGGCCTGGGTGCGGGAAAAACTGGAGCTTGGCGGTTATGACGCGCACTGGGAGCCGGTTTTAACGCAGTGGCTGGACGCTGTTTTGCAGGCTCCCCTGACCGAACGCGGCGTGAGTCTGCGTCATCTTTCTGCCCGTGAAAAACAGGTGGAGATGGCGTTTTATCTGCCGATCGCACAGCCGCTTATCGCCAGTCAACTGGATGCGCTGATTCGCCGGTTTGATCCGCTCTCGGCGGGCTGCCCGCCGCTCGACTTCATGCAGGTTCGCGGCATGCTGAAAGGGTTTATCGACCTGGTGTTTCGCCATGAAGGGCGGTATTACCTGCTCGATTACAAATCAAACTGGCTGGGCGAAGACAGCACGGCCTACACTCAGGAGGCGATGGCCTCAGCGATGCAGGCGCATCGCTATGACCTGCAATATCAGCTGTATACGCTGGCGTTGCACCGCTATCTGCGCCATCGCATCGCCGATTATGACTATGAACGTCATTTCGGCGGCGTGATCTACCTTTTCCTGCGCGGCGTTGACCGTGAATATCCACGGCAGGGCATTTTCTCGACCCGGCCGGACGGTGAATTGATTGCATTAATGGATGAGATGTTTGCAGGCGTTGTAGCGGAGGAGGCGCAATGA